acattcagtttgagggagagaagagtgggtccaagactagtattttaaacttagatAAGGGGGATTATGGGGGCATGAAAGTACAACTGGTTAAAGTGAACTtgcaaattaggttaagggataaatCAATAGAGAtatagtggcagacatttaagggcaTATTTTAGAATACAAGAAGCAAATATCAGACTTAAAGATaaagcatataattgtgcaaaTGTGTGTCTCAGGTCAgatgattggacagaatataaaaacagcaaagaatgactgaaagatgaatAAGGAGCGAAAaatttgagtacaaaaaaaagctAGCCAGAAATTAAGGACAGATAGTAAGACTTTCGACATACATTTAAAAAAGAGCTAACAAAGTGAGCGTTGATCCTATAGAAAGTGAATCTGAAGAATTAATAACGAAAAATGAGGTGAATTGAATTGGTAtttttcactatagaggatacaagtaatagCCCAAAAGCAGCTATAAATCAGGAAACGAAAGGGAGGAACTCTGGCAAATTACAATCACCAAAGAAATTTCACTGAAAAAAATGTTGCAGGAGCTGCAGGCTGGCAAAATCCTGGGTCCTGATGAGACTTCATCCTATGGTCCTAAAAGAAGTGGCTAGAGAGATGGTtagttttaatttttcaaaatttagGGAAGGTCTTAACAGATTGAAAAATaaaaactcctttattcaaaaaagcagggagacagaaagcaggaaactacttgTCAGTTTGCTAACATTTGTCATaggaaaaatgttagaagcttATAAGCTATTATTGAAGATGTTagagcagggcacttggaaaaattcagggTAATTAgccaaagtcagcatggttttttaaaaggaaaatcatgtttgaccaatttattggagttctttaaaGTAGTAACATAGCATGTAGAGAAAGTGGAACTGgtgaatgtactgtacttagatttccagaatgcatttaataaggtgtcacatcaaagatcattgtgaaaaataaacactCATGGTGTAAGAGGTAACATACTGGTATGAATAGAAGATTGGATAGCAAACAGAAAATAGAGGAtaagcataaatggatctttttctggttggaaagAAGCAAccaatggtgtgccacagggatcagtgctggggccttaaccttttacaatttatagaaatgaaatggatgaagggaccaaagatatggttactaaatttgctgatgacacaaagataggtaggatagTAAGATGTGAAAAGGACACAATCTATCTATAGCCCTATGTAACCcccttaagtgagtgggcaaagacctggcaaattgaagataatgtgggaaaaatgggaaattgtccattttagcaagaaaaataaaaaaagatgatctaaatggtgagaggttgcagagctctgagatgcagagggatctaggggtcttaatgcatgaatcacaaaaggctagtgtgcaggtacagtatGTAAATTAGGAAAGctcatagaatgttatcatttgtgaggggaattgaatataaaagtagggaggttatgcttcagttgtacaaagcACTAGTgagatctggagtactgtgcacagtgtttgtcaccttatttaaggaaagatgcaagtgcattggaagcagttcagtgaaggtttatTAAACCAAAATCTGGAAAGGGAGGATTATCTTAATGAGGAAAAGTTAGACAGGCTAGActggaagagtaagaggcaacttcttgattgaaacatagaaaaacctGACGGGTTTTGACAGGGCCAATGTGAAGAGGacattttctcttgtgggagaacctagaGCTCgaagccactgtttaaaaataagcggtCATCCATTTAGGACAaagttgaggagaaatgttttctctccaaggggtgagtgtctttggaactctcttcctgaaaaggccgtGGAAGCAGACTTTtcacatttttaaggcagaggtggatagattcttgagaaGCAAATGGGTGAAAGGCTTTCAGGGGTAGGCAAGAATGTGgagctgaggttacaatcaggtcagccatcatcttattgaatggtgaaggagACTCAAAGGGTCAGTGACCTTCTCTGCTTTAATTCGTATGTTCAGTCATTTTATAATAAGATCTGAGTAAAACATTTAATTGCTTAAAAAACTTCACCTGGAGCAACATAATTGCTTTCTAAACTTTGAAGTATCATCatcactgtgtggtacagaaagTTGGTAGATTAACGTTGCATCCTGGAATTGCATAATTGCATGGATCATGAATCCACTGtcattgttagaatcatagaaacttacagcaACTtaaagcacaggaggaggccatttggcctgtcaagtcTATGCTGGATCTTTAAAAAAGCTGTCATGCTTAATGGCACACTCCCCACTTATTGTCTGTAACCCTCTAAGTTCCTCACCCTCAACTCCCTATCCAAGACTCTTTGAAAATTACTAATGAAATCAACTTCTGCCACCTTTGACCACCTATGAACTGTGATTATTGGGCCACTCACTAGGACTAGTTTTTCTCTATCGCTTCTGTTAAAACTGTGAATATTTTCTgttccaaagagaacagtcccaacatTTAGCACCATCAAAGGAGATGCAGACAGCAGAGACTAGAAAGCAGATGGATGTTTATAGAGAAAAACAGATGAATGCTGCAGACAACTGCCACACAATTAGCAACTAGCTTAAGTGCAAATGGGTAAAAGtcacctgcctgccatgggaattgtgaaCCGATAATATGTTGACTGGTGTTGAGTGGTGCAGGATGTCAATAGAAGACACTCTATCCCATGCAGTGCACAAAACCATAGGTTCAAGAAGTCGCAAAGCCTCAATCCCATTCTGTTTCCATACCATTCCACTCTGGAAACTATGGAATCAGTGCATATTGTTTGGGCTTCTGTTGTAAAGcattaattaaaataaataaacaaatgcatacacactcacacattactTCATagatcttgtttaataatatcgttTTACTTCTCTTTCAAATAAAAGTCACTTCACAAACCACGTAAAACCACTGAAAGTAAGAACACTGACTGACTGAGAAAAAGATCAAAAAGCTGTTTTGTTCACATGGGATCTGTGCACCATTACCTTGAATGCTTATATAGTAGTTCTTTCTGGAGACAAACCATTCAAGTCAGGAATAAAGAGAAACTGCAAGGCAAAACAATggctggcaattcttttcccttgcAAAACATAACAAGGGAGCATCAGTGTAATCCATAGCCTGGACTAGGAGCTTGTGGTCTGAAAACGTTAAagacatgtttcctacattaaccACTTTTGAACAGTCATTGTTGTAATTGAAcgtaaagtgttttgggacatccGGAAGACAAAAATAATGCTACACAAATGCTTGTTTTTCTAACATACCAGTTGAGTACCTTTACCAATCACTCAATCTGGAggttaattgtatttaaattataAGGTGCTTATtacataaatatttacacttgatATTTCATAGCAGCATCGCTGTGTAAATTAATGTGAAATTTAACAACGATCTCATTTGCACCTGTTAACAATATAACTTTAAAACATATAATCTCTAATTAGTTTTGAAGATTTAACTTGAAAGATTAATTATTGACATCATAAATGCTAAAAGTCCAGTAACCCAATGTGTCACAAGTACAACAACAAAAATGACTTATCAGGATTTTAACTTGAATCCATCCTTGGCAATACATTAGCTCTGATAATAAGATATTTTGTGAACAGATGTCTAGATGTAGGATGGAGAGAGCACAAAGCTTTATACAACAGAGGGTGATGGAGAACAAACTCATAATCCCCCAAAGAACATATGCTGATGAGCAAAATAATACCTAGAACCAGACATTATGCTGGCTTAACAATAAGTACATGTGATTAAATTGAAGTCAACAGCAATATTAAACACTGGTGCTTTGTTCACAGTCTTAATCATGTTTAATTGAAAAGCAAACTTTATAAAGTGCATTTCCAATAGAGAAGGACTAAAATATTAAGATAGCCTATCTCATTAGGCAGCTCTTCCAGCAATATTTTGTCAGAAGTACACTCAATTATGAATGTATATGAGAGAACAAAAAATCCATTGTTGATAATTATATTACATAAAACTGCTGACTTACTGTAATCACTTAAAACTTTTCATCCAAACCACCCCACAGACACTAACCAAAATCCCAAAAAAGATTCTTGGAATGTAAACTGTTCGGTCAGTATTTGTTACATCACATCATGCTGCCTACATGCAAACAAGCAGACCAAACTTGTACATATAATGAATGAGGTCATCATTCCAACTAACAAGCTTTGCATAGCACATGGGTGAGAATATATTTTGCACGTGAAATATCTGATGACCTTGGTTTGGAGTGACACAGTATGATTTATACTTTGAGAAATAAATGTATAACCTAAAAAAACTATCAGCATAAATAGTAGAGGATCGTTTTGTTTAGGCAAATAGGAATAGATTTGAGAACTTTTCAATGTTTTTACAAGAATGAAAGAAAATTGGGGAAAGGATGTGATTACAATACAAACTGAAGAAACAATATTGATTAAAGATTCGATGAAAACATTTAGTTTCAGAACAAGTACGACTAAACAACAATATCATGAAGAAGAAATGGTATTTACGCTGACATACAAACATAAATAGAAACACATGGCTTGTGAAACATTTACAAACCCCCACACAAGTACTATAGTGGGTGGTGAGGTGAAAGCAAAGACAAGAAAGTGGCCAGACAAATGATACGTAGGTGAAAGTAAAGGCTGCGCACATATGCAGTGGGTAGATATGTAGGTGATAGGTGGGCAGGATAGGTGATAGGTGGGCAGGAAAGGTGATGGAGAGGCAAATATTTTAGTGTGTAGGTAGGTACGTAGGTGATGCAGGTGGGCTGGAAACTGAGCACCACATACATTTATTTACAGATTTACAgattgggggcgggggagtggtgcAGGTAATGCTGGCAGACGGGTAGTAACAGGTGGGCAGACAGACAAGAGTCAAGACTGACATCCTCCCAAACATAAGGGGGATGGGGtaagagcgagggagaggggtgattgaGCGAGTAAAGGGGGGCAGAGTGGGCAAGGGGGTGGGTAaaggggggcagagtgggtaaaggGGGGTAGAGTGGGTAAAGGGGGGTAGAGTGGGTACGGGGGTAGAGTGGGtacgggggtgagtgagggggcaagGAAACGGGGTGAGGGGGTCCTGCTCACTCGGACATACCCAGTCTCCATTGGCGCGGATCCAGTCAGTCAAGCTGCTGTCCAGGTAAGCGGTCATCCAGGCGGCGATGTGATCCACCAGCGATGCCATGTCCCTCCTCTTGGCGCTCTCCACACACAGGGTGCCCCCGAACACGAAGAAAGCCACCACCCGGCCCCAGTTGACTCCGTCGCGGAACAGCTCCTCGGCCACCGCCTGGAAGCGGCCGCGGGCGCTCTCGGGCTCGAAGCGCATCTGCAGCGCGATGTCGGCGAACTCCTGCTGGTACTGGCGCTCGAAGCTGTCGCCCACCTCCCGCAGGACGCGGTGAGCCTTCTCGGCGGCGGCGCTGGAGGCGGGGGCAGCCCGGGGCCGGCCGGAGTCGGGGGTCGGGGAGCCGGCAGCCGGCTCCAGGGGCTCCTCCCACACGAAGCCGTGGCGGGAGAGGCGGTAGTACAGGTAATGGCAAACCAGCTCCCGGCTGCTGTAGGACATCTCGGTGCTGCCCGGGAGAGGCAAGTGTCAGCCCAGAGCTAATGTCCCACAGTCTGTATTCACAACCCACAGCAACACAGCATCCTGAGAGAACAGCCCCTGCTCCCCTCAAACCCCCCCTCAGAAACCTCTCTCAAACTCCCCTCCCTCAGAAACCTCCCTCCCTCAGAAACTTCTCTCAAACTCCCCCCCCTCAGAAACCTCCCTCCCTCAGAAACCTCTCTCAAACTCCCCCCTCAAACTTCCCCCCCTCAAACTCCCCCCTCAGAAACCTCCCCTCCCTCAAACTCCCCCCCCTCAGAATCCTCTGCAATCTGATTTCAATTCCTCTCCCCCTTTTTTACTCTTTTTTTCCTCATAAAATTTGTCCTGCTGCTGATTTATTAATTTTCTTTCAGTTTTAATTCCACCTCACAGTAAATTCCGCCCAGCTCTTCTGATTTTAAATACACATATTTCTCAGGTTGGGTGAGATGTGCGAGCCCGGCAGAGGCAGTTTTGTGAGGAGA
The DNA window shown above is from Mustelus asterias chromosome 2, sMusAst1.hap1.1, whole genome shotgun sequence and carries:
- the LOC144510641 gene encoding apoptosis regulator Bcl-2-like, with translation MSYSSRELVCHYLYYRLSRHGFVWEEPLEPAAGSPTPDSGRPRAAPASSAAAEKAHRVLREVGDSFERQYQQEFADIALQMRFEPESARGRFQAVAEELFRDGVNWGRVVAFFVFGGTLCVESAKRRDMASLVDHIAAWMTAYLDSSLTDWIRANGDWDAFVDLYGNNVEPLFDIPWPSLRTVLGFAAVGACITFAYLAHQY